One window of Saccharopolyspora phatthalungensis genomic DNA carries:
- a CDS encoding ABC transporter substrate-binding protein, which translates to MTGFRRLAALLLATLALLAGVTACATRPQSETPAPADDPASAFPVKVELPGQPPVTLAQQPKRIVSLSPTATETLYAIGAGDQVVAVDQYSNFPAQAPRTDLTGFTADAAGVGARTPDLVIAPDNAGQLAEGLKVVNVPTLLTPAAATLDDAYRQIEVLGQATGHTKQAAQLVERMRSEIAEIVRNTPRPPVPLSYYHEVSPDFYTASSQSFVGSIYGLFGLANIADSAGGKFPQLSEEHIVHANPNLIFIADTKCCHVNAAAVAARPGWNTLDAVHRGQVIELDDDIAGRWGPRVVDLVRAIGEGVAKAQHG; encoded by the coding sequence ATGACCGGGTTCCGCCGACTCGCCGCCCTGCTGCTCGCGACGCTGGCCCTGCTCGCCGGGGTCACCGCGTGCGCCACCCGTCCCCAATCTGAGACCCCTGCGCCGGCCGACGATCCGGCCTCCGCGTTTCCGGTCAAGGTCGAACTGCCCGGCCAACCTCCGGTGACACTCGCGCAACAGCCGAAGCGAATCGTCTCACTGTCCCCGACCGCCACCGAGACGCTGTATGCGATCGGGGCCGGTGACCAGGTCGTCGCGGTCGACCAGTACTCCAACTTCCCGGCGCAGGCCCCGCGCACCGACCTCACCGGCTTCACCGCGGACGCGGCCGGGGTCGGCGCGCGCACGCCGGACCTGGTTATCGCTCCGGACAATGCCGGTCAGCTGGCCGAGGGGCTGAAGGTCGTCAACGTGCCGACGCTGCTCACCCCGGCGGCGGCGACGCTGGACGACGCCTACCGGCAGATCGAGGTGCTCGGGCAGGCCACCGGGCACACCAAGCAGGCCGCCCAACTGGTCGAGCGAATGCGCTCGGAGATCGCCGAAATCGTCCGCAACACCCCCCGGCCGCCAGTGCCGCTGAGCTACTACCACGAGGTGAGCCCGGACTTCTACACCGCGAGCTCGCAGAGCTTCGTCGGCAGCATCTACGGCCTGTTCGGGCTGGCCAACATCGCCGACTCGGCCGGCGGGAAGTTCCCGCAGCTCTCCGAAGAGCACATCGTGCACGCCAACCCGAACCTGATCTTCATCGCGGACACCAAGTGCTGCCACGTCAACGCCGCGGCGGTGGCCGCCCGGCCGGGCTGGAACACCCTCGACGCGGTGCACCGCGGCCAGGTGATCGAGCTCGACGACGACATCGCCGGCCGGTGGGGGCCACGGGTGGTCGACCTGGTGCGGGCGATCGGCGAGGGCGTCGCCAAGGCGCAGCACGGGTGA
- a CDS encoding TetR/AcrR family transcriptional regulator — MSSGIDQGGTEPKRRGRRRSGADTKAALLTAAREIFTEQGYDAATVRAIAGRAGVDPAMVNHWFGGKAGLFTAAVRIPINPDDDVPQLLAGGPEQLAERMLRRFLSAWDNAGGGQFVALMRSIATHDNAVTMLREFIQSVVFMRLIKTLGTDQPELRAALCGAQIVGLGMARYVVRLEPLASADHDVVVATIGPNLQRYLTGDISGATGP, encoded by the coding sequence GTGAGCAGTGGAATCGACCAGGGCGGCACCGAACCGAAGCGCCGGGGGCGGCGGCGCAGCGGAGCTGACACCAAGGCGGCGCTGCTGACCGCGGCGCGCGAGATTTTCACCGAGCAGGGTTACGACGCGGCCACGGTACGCGCCATCGCGGGCCGGGCCGGGGTCGATCCGGCGATGGTCAACCACTGGTTCGGCGGCAAGGCCGGCCTGTTCACCGCGGCCGTGCGCATCCCGATCAACCCGGACGATGACGTGCCGCAGTTGTTGGCGGGTGGTCCGGAACAGCTGGCCGAGCGGATGCTGCGACGGTTTCTGAGCGCCTGGGACAACGCGGGCGGCGGCCAGTTCGTGGCGCTGATGCGCAGCATCGCCACCCACGACAACGCGGTGACGATGCTGCGGGAGTTCATCCAGAGCGTGGTGTTCATGCGGCTGATCAAGACGCTCGGCACGGACCAGCCGGAACTGCGCGCGGCGCTGTGCGGGGCGCAGATCGTCGGCCTCGGCATGGCCCGCTACGTGGTCCGGCTCGAACCGCTCGCCTCGGCCGACCACGATGTCGTGGTGGCGACCATCGGCCCCAACCTCCAGCGCTACCTCACCGGCGACATCTCCGGCGCCACCGGCCCCTGA
- a CDS encoding ABC transporter ATP-binding protein: MSTLEVHELSAGYRRSTVISGVSTTVDTGGWLGVIGPNGSGKSTLLKAIAGVVRHRGRVLVDGRPLAALRRRERAQAVGYAPQIPQLPIGLTVTDYVLLGRTPHLGVLGREGAADLDVVRALLERLDLTRLADRALATLSGGERQRAVLARALAQRAGVLLLDEPTTGLDVGHAQALLDLVDELRRESGTTVVMTLHDLTFAAQYAERLLLLDTGRVAAEGTPAAVLTPAALAERYAARVAVLHTPDGSPVIAPVRD; encoded by the coding sequence GTGAGCACTCTTGAGGTGCACGAGCTGTCGGCCGGATATCGCCGCAGCACAGTGATTTCCGGCGTTTCGACCACTGTGGACACTGGCGGTTGGCTCGGCGTCATCGGGCCGAACGGGTCGGGCAAGTCGACGCTGCTGAAGGCGATCGCCGGGGTGGTGCGGCACCGGGGCCGGGTGCTGGTCGACGGTCGGCCACTGGCGGCCCTGCGCCGCCGCGAACGCGCCCAAGCGGTCGGCTACGCGCCGCAGATCCCGCAGTTGCCGATCGGCCTGACCGTCACCGATTACGTGCTGCTCGGCCGCACTCCACATCTTGGCGTGCTCGGGCGGGAGGGGGCGGCCGATCTGGACGTCGTCCGCGCCCTGCTGGAGCGGCTCGACCTCACGCGACTCGCGGACCGCGCCCTGGCAACGCTTTCCGGCGGCGAACGCCAGCGCGCGGTGCTGGCCCGCGCCCTGGCCCAGCGGGCCGGGGTACTGCTGCTCGACGAGCCGACCACCGGACTGGACGTCGGACACGCCCAAGCACTGCTCGATCTGGTCGACGAACTGCGCCGGGAATCGGGCACCACGGTCGTCATGACGCTGCACGACCTCACTTTCGCCGCCCAGTACGCCGAGCGTCTGCTCCTGCTGGATACGGGCCGAGTCGCCGCCGAAGGCACCCCGGCGGCGGTGCTCACCCCGGCGGCCCTGGCCGAGCGCTACGCGGCCCGCGTCGCGGTCCTGCACACCCCCGACGGTTCACCGGTCATCGCCCCGGTACGGGACTGA
- the hisI gene encoding phosphoribosyl-AMP cyclohydrolase, which produces MSGLDPAIAARLKRNSEGLVAAVTQQRGTGEVLMMAWMDDEALHRTLTTRRGTYYSRSRRRYWVKGETSGHTQYVHEVRLDCDGDTVLLIVDQEGAACHTGDHTCFDADLLLG; this is translated from the coding sequence ATGAGCGGTCTGGACCCGGCGATCGCCGCCCGGCTCAAGCGCAACTCCGAGGGGCTCGTCGCGGCGGTCACCCAGCAACGCGGCACCGGCGAGGTGCTGATGATGGCGTGGATGGACGACGAGGCGCTGCACCGCACCCTCACCACCCGGCGCGGCACCTACTACTCCCGCAGCCGCCGGCGGTACTGGGTGAAGGGCGAGACGTCCGGCCACACGCAGTACGTGCACGAGGTCCGGCTGGACTGCGACGGCGATACGGTCCTGCTGATCGTGGATCAGGAAGGCGCGGCCTGCCACACCGGCGACCACACCTGCTTCGACGCCGACCTGCTCCTCGGCTGA
- a CDS encoding FecCD family ABC transporter permease, which yields MTEPLGPARAALKQTKLRPRHLLVGVAVLLVSTLLSVLLGAAELGWQRVLGEIVAQLTGGVSPLSEREAAILWQLRVPRVVLGVLVGAALAVSGAAFQGVFRNPLADPYLLGSAAGAGLAATLVLTTAPQAGGSIPMQLAAFVGALGGVGLTWVVGRSAGRDTATLVLAGVAVGSFLTAGQTFVQQLRVETLEQVYMWILGRLITTGWREVLIVLPYLTISAFVLWTCARLLDLLGTGDEEAAALGVHPGRVRALVLIAASLATAAAVSVAGLIGFVGLVVPHLVRLALGGSFRIIVPLSLLFGGAFLVTADMLARTLLAPAEIPIGVITSFTGAPFFAILLHRRRA from the coding sequence GTGACCGAACCGCTCGGCCCGGCTCGTGCCGCCCTGAAGCAGACCAAGCTGCGCCCCCGGCACCTGCTCGTCGGCGTGGCGGTGCTGCTGGTGAGCACCTTGCTGTCGGTGCTGCTCGGGGCCGCCGAACTCGGCTGGCAGCGCGTGCTCGGTGAGATCGTCGCGCAGCTGACCGGCGGCGTCTCGCCGCTGTCGGAGCGGGAAGCGGCGATCCTGTGGCAGCTGCGGGTGCCCCGGGTCGTGCTCGGCGTGCTGGTCGGCGCGGCGCTGGCGGTGTCCGGCGCGGCGTTCCAGGGCGTGTTCCGCAACCCGCTGGCCGACCCCTACCTGCTGGGGTCGGCGGCGGGTGCCGGGCTGGCCGCAACCCTGGTGCTCACCACGGCGCCGCAGGCCGGGGGCTCCATCCCGATGCAGCTCGCGGCGTTCGTCGGGGCGCTCGGCGGGGTGGGCCTAACCTGGGTGGTCGGCCGCTCTGCCGGCCGGGATACCGCGACGCTGGTGCTGGCCGGGGTCGCGGTCGGGTCGTTCCTCACCGCCGGGCAGACGTTCGTGCAGCAGCTGCGGGTGGAGACGCTGGAGCAGGTCTACATGTGGATCCTGGGCCGGCTGATTACCACGGGCTGGCGGGAAGTCCTGATCGTGCTGCCGTACCTGACGATCTCGGCGTTCGTGCTGTGGACCTGCGCGCGGCTGCTGGACTTGCTGGGCACCGGCGACGAGGAGGCGGCCGCGCTCGGCGTGCACCCGGGGCGGGTGCGCGCGCTGGTGCTGATCGCCGCGTCGCTGGCCACCGCCGCGGCGGTGTCGGTGGCCGGGCTGATCGGGTTCGTCGGCCTGGTGGTGCCGCACCTGGTGCGGCTGGCGCTCGGCGGCAGCTTCCGGATCATCGTGCCGCTTTCCCTGTTGTTCGGCGGGGCTTTCCTGGTCACCGCGGACATGCTGGCCCGAACCCTGCTGGCACCGGCCGAAATTCCGATCGGCGTGATCACCTCGTTCACCGGGGCACCGTTCTTCGCGATCCTGCTGCACCGGAGGCGCGCGTGA
- the trpA gene encoding tryptophan synthase subunit alpha: MNLRDVFQACRDEQRAALIGYLPAGFPTVEASKELFAAMLTGADGSAGCDIVEVGLPFSDPVLDGPTIQAASDKALRAGFRLRDVFDVVSSVAEAGGNAVVMTYWNPVHHYGLDAFARDLKAAGGLGVITPDLIPDEGEDWIAATDAHGLDRIFLVAPSSTEERLALTAKATSGFVYATSVMGVTGARERVGAAAAGLVQRTRAHTDLPIGVGLGVRSGEQAAEVAGFADGVIVGSAFVTRAEEDGAAGVRELTAELARGVRSR, encoded by the coding sequence GTGAACCTGCGCGATGTTTTCCAGGCTTGCCGGGACGAACAGCGGGCGGCCCTGATCGGTTACCTCCCGGCCGGGTTCCCGACCGTCGAGGCATCCAAGGAGCTGTTCGCCGCCATGCTGACCGGCGCTGACGGCTCCGCCGGCTGCGACATCGTCGAGGTCGGCCTCCCGTTCTCCGACCCGGTGCTCGATGGCCCCACCATCCAGGCCGCCAGCGACAAGGCACTGCGCGCCGGATTCCGGCTGCGGGACGTTTTCGACGTGGTGTCCTCGGTGGCCGAGGCCGGCGGCAACGCCGTGGTGATGACCTACTGGAACCCCGTGCACCACTACGGCCTGGACGCGTTCGCCCGCGACCTCAAGGCGGCCGGCGGCCTCGGCGTGATCACCCCGGACCTGATCCCGGACGAGGGCGAGGACTGGATCGCCGCGACCGATGCGCACGGCCTGGACCGGATCTTCCTGGTCGCGCCGTCGTCGACGGAGGAGCGGCTGGCCCTGACGGCCAAGGCCACCAGCGGTTTCGTCTATGCCACGTCGGTGATGGGCGTCACCGGGGCCCGCGAGCGCGTCGGCGCGGCCGCGGCCGGGCTGGTGCAGCGCACCCGTGCCCACACCGACCTGCCGATCGGCGTCGGTCTTGGTGTGCGCTCCGGTGAGCAAGCCGCAGAGGTGGCGGGCTTCGCCGACGGCGTCATCGTCGGCTCGGCCTTCGTCACCCGCGCCGAGGAGGACGGTGCCGCCGGCGTCCGCGAGCTCACCGCGGAACTCGCCCGGGGCGTGCGGTCCCGCTGA
- a CDS encoding helix-turn-helix domain-containing protein codes for MGTTQSSVARWESGGSLPTIDLLDRLGRAVDLRLELVASHRDATESEDSPSCAVSFGAR; via the coding sequence ATGGGCACCACGCAGTCCTCGGTGGCTCGTTGGGAGAGCGGCGGCAGCCTGCCGACCATCGATCTGCTGGACCGGCTCGGGCGGGCGGTCGACCTCCGGTTGGAGTTGGTGGCATCCCATCGGGACGCCACCGAATCCGAGGATTCGCCGAGCTGCGCGGTGTCCTTCGGGGCTCGGTAG
- the lgt gene encoding prolipoprotein diacylglyceryl transferase, with protein sequence MSALVAASASPFLANIPSPPQGVWHIGPIPLRAYAMCIIAGIIAAVWVGSRRWVARGGREGTVIDIAVFAVPFGLVGGRLYHVATDWQKYFGPDRNPLDAFKVWEGGLGIWGAVALGALGAWIGCRRRGVPLSAFADAVAPGIILAQAIGRLGNWFNQELYGGPTNLPWGLEIYRRIDPETGLADPINGVAMDHTPITVVHPTFLYELLWNVGVFFLLIWADRKFRMGHGRVFALYVAGYTIGRFWIELMRADDATHIFGVRINVFTSLIVFAGAVLYLVLVRGKREDPELLRGNPMPGDDDTAATPAREQSSASAEPKATAEDGERAQAHNADGGNGAKDDRP encoded by the coding sequence GTGAGTGCCCTGGTTGCCGCCTCCGCGAGTCCGTTCCTCGCCAACATCCCCAGCCCGCCGCAAGGCGTCTGGCACATCGGCCCGATCCCGCTGCGCGCCTACGCGATGTGCATCATCGCGGGCATCATCGCGGCCGTCTGGGTCGGCAGCCGCCGCTGGGTGGCGCGGGGTGGCCGCGAGGGCACGGTCATCGACATCGCCGTGTTCGCGGTGCCGTTCGGGCTGGTCGGCGGCAGGCTCTACCACGTTGCCACCGACTGGCAAAAATACTTCGGGCCGGACCGCAACCCGCTGGACGCCTTCAAGGTGTGGGAAGGCGGCCTGGGCATCTGGGGCGCGGTGGCGCTCGGCGCGCTCGGCGCCTGGATCGGCTGCCGCCGCCGGGGCGTGCCGCTGTCGGCGTTCGCCGACGCCGTTGCCCCCGGCATCATCCTGGCGCAGGCCATCGGCCGCCTCGGCAACTGGTTCAACCAGGAGCTCTACGGCGGCCCGACGAATCTGCCCTGGGGCCTGGAGATCTACCGGCGCATCGACCCGGAGACCGGGCTCGCCGACCCCATCAACGGTGTGGCGATGGACCACACGCCGATCACCGTCGTGCACCCGACCTTCCTGTACGAGCTGCTGTGGAACGTCGGCGTCTTCTTTCTGCTCATCTGGGCGGACCGCAAGTTCCGGATGGGCCACGGCCGGGTGTTCGCGCTCTACGTCGCCGGCTACACCATCGGCCGGTTCTGGATCGAGCTGATGCGCGCCGACGACGCCACGCACATCTTCGGCGTCCGCATCAACGTCTTCACCTCCCTGATCGTCTTCGCAGGCGCTGTGCTGTACCTGGTGCTGGTGCGCGGCAAGCGCGAGGACCCCGAGCTGCTGCGCGGCAATCCGATGCCGGGCGACGACGACACCGCGGCTACGCCCGCGCGGGAGCAGTCCTCGGCCTCTGCGGAGCCGAAGGCGACGGCCGAGGACGGCGAGCGTGCGCAGGCGCATAACGCCGACGGCGGCAACGGCGCGAAGGACGACCGACCCTAA
- the trpC gene encoding indole-3-glycerol phosphate synthase TrpC codes for MTVLESIIEGVREDLAVRESVISFDEIKRMSAAAAPPHDVLAALRAPGVGVIAEVKRRSPSKGELAEIGEPADLAADYAAAGARVISVLTEQRRFGGSLADFDAVRARVSTPLLRKDFIISPYQVHEARAHGADMVLLIVAALEQNALEALLDRVESLGMTALVEVHTAEEADRALEAGAKVIGVNARNLHTLKVDRDVFGRIAPGLPQEILKIAESGVRGPSDLMAYAGSGADAVLVGEGLVTSDNPKTAVTQLVTAGSHPACPRPSR; via the coding sequence GTGACCGTTCTGGAATCCATCATCGAAGGTGTTCGGGAAGATCTCGCGGTTCGCGAATCCGTGATCTCCTTCGACGAGATCAAGCGAATGTCGGCTGCGGCAGCACCGCCGCACGATGTCCTCGCCGCGCTGCGGGCCCCCGGCGTCGGCGTGATCGCGGAGGTCAAGCGGCGCAGCCCGTCCAAGGGCGAGCTGGCCGAGATCGGCGAGCCGGCCGATCTGGCCGCCGACTACGCGGCCGCCGGGGCGCGGGTGATCAGCGTGCTCACCGAGCAGCGCCGCTTCGGCGGCTCGCTGGCCGACTTCGACGCGGTCCGCGCCCGGGTCAGCACGCCCTTGCTGCGCAAGGATTTCATCATTAGCCCGTACCAGGTGCACGAGGCGCGGGCGCACGGCGCGGACATGGTGCTGCTGATCGTGGCGGCGCTGGAGCAGAACGCGCTGGAAGCGCTGCTCGACCGGGTCGAGTCGCTGGGCATGACCGCGCTCGTCGAGGTGCACACCGCCGAGGAGGCCGACCGCGCGCTGGAGGCAGGTGCGAAAGTCATTGGCGTCAACGCGCGCAACCTGCATACGCTCAAGGTGGACCGTGACGTGTTCGGCAGAATCGCGCCGGGGCTGCCGCAGGAGATCCTCAAGATCGCCGAGTCGGGGGTTCGCGGACCGAGCGACCTGATGGCCTACGCGGGTTCCGGTGCGGACGCAGTGCTGGTCGGTGAGGGGCTAGTGACCAGCGATAATCCCAAGACGGCCGTCACCCAGCTGGTGACCGCCGGGTCGCATCCCGCCTGCCCGCGGCCGAGCCGGTAG
- a CDS encoding Trp biosynthesis-associated membrane protein, whose translation MTTEPSSEPTPRPARSKGLLWAVVLLVLAAAGLLWGASALSWVGQQYRTPFGTQVAAGITGEDLRPELVPMALASLAAVAAVLATGGWLRRVIGALIALAGVLLAWRVYQQFSSGWFAHGTAGGVPPGSTPIGAASSQPFGPLLMAAGALLLFAAGVVVAFRAGRMPAMGAKYSAPGVAKQKSHDPDRQMWNDLDAGRDPTDDQDR comes from the coding sequence TTGACCACCGAGCCGAGCTCTGAGCCGACTCCGCGGCCCGCGCGGTCGAAGGGACTGCTGTGGGCGGTGGTCTTGCTGGTGCTGGCGGCCGCCGGGTTGCTCTGGGGCGCCAGCGCGCTCAGCTGGGTCGGGCAGCAGTACCGAACGCCGTTCGGCACCCAGGTCGCGGCCGGAATCACCGGAGAGGACCTGCGTCCGGAACTGGTGCCGATGGCGCTCGCGTCGCTGGCCGCCGTCGCCGCGGTACTGGCCACTGGCGGGTGGCTTCGGCGCGTGATCGGTGCCCTCATCGCGCTCGCGGGCGTCCTGCTGGCGTGGCGGGTGTACCAGCAGTTCAGCTCCGGCTGGTTTGCGCACGGGACGGCCGGTGGGGTGCCGCCGGGCAGCACGCCGATCGGCGCGGCGTCCAGCCAGCCATTCGGGCCCTTGCTGATGGCTGCGGGTGCACTGCTGCTGTTCGCCGCCGGGGTGGTGGTGGCGTTTCGAGCGGGCCGCATGCCGGCCATGGGCGCAAAATATTCGGCACCGGGAGTCGCGAAGCAGAAATCCCACGATCCGGACCGGCAGATGTGGAACGACTTGGACGCCGGACGCGATCCCACTGACGACCAGGATCGTTGA
- the trpB gene encoding tryptophan synthase subunit beta, which produces MTVGAETARAHRPGKPVPEGHDPDERGHFGAYGGRFMPEALIAAQDELAAEYAKAQNDPQYLAELDDLLRNYAGRPSLLTEAARFAEHAGGARILLKREDLNHTGSHKINNVLGQALLVKRMGKRRVIAETGAGQHGVATATACALLGLECVVYMGKVDTERQALNVARMQLLGAEVIPVRSGSATLKDAINEALRDWVTNVEHTHYLLGTAAGAHPFPMMVRNFHRVIGDEAREQVLALTGRLPDVVAACVGGGSNAIGIFHGFIDDPGVRLVGFEPGGHGISSGEHGATLGEGTPGTLHGARSYLLQDDDGQVVEAYSISAGLDYPGVGPEHSYLKDTGRAEYRSVTDDEAMQAFRLLSRTEGIIPAIESAHALAGALKLGHELGPETIILVNLSGRGDKDMDTAAKYFGLVDSGDEAS; this is translated from the coding sequence ATGACCGTCGGCGCAGAGACTGCGCGCGCCCACCGGCCGGGCAAGCCCGTGCCGGAGGGGCACGACCCGGACGAACGCGGGCACTTCGGGGCCTACGGCGGCCGGTTCATGCCGGAGGCGTTGATCGCCGCTCAGGACGAGCTCGCCGCCGAGTACGCCAAGGCGCAGAACGATCCGCAGTATCTCGCCGAGCTCGACGACCTGCTGCGCAACTACGCCGGACGCCCCTCGCTGCTGACCGAGGCCGCCCGGTTCGCCGAGCACGCCGGCGGCGCGCGGATCCTGCTCAAGCGGGAAGACCTCAACCACACCGGCTCGCACAAGATCAACAACGTGCTCGGGCAGGCGCTGCTGGTCAAACGGATGGGCAAGCGCCGGGTCATCGCCGAGACCGGGGCCGGACAGCACGGTGTGGCGACCGCGACCGCCTGCGCGCTGCTCGGCCTCGAATGCGTCGTCTACATGGGCAAGGTGGACACCGAGCGGCAGGCCCTCAACGTCGCCCGGATGCAGCTGCTCGGTGCCGAGGTCATCCCGGTCAGGTCCGGCTCGGCGACCCTCAAGGACGCCATCAACGAGGCGCTGCGCGACTGGGTCACCAACGTCGAACACACCCACTACCTGTTGGGCACCGCCGCCGGGGCGCACCCGTTCCCGATGATGGTGCGCAACTTCCACCGGGTCATCGGCGACGAGGCGCGCGAACAGGTGCTGGCGCTGACCGGTCGGCTGCCCGACGTCGTCGCCGCCTGCGTCGGTGGCGGCTCCAACGCCATCGGCATCTTCCACGGCTTCATCGACGACCCGGGCGTGCGGCTGGTCGGATTCGAACCCGGCGGGCACGGCATCTCCTCCGGCGAGCACGGCGCCACCCTCGGCGAGGGCACCCCCGGCACACTGCACGGGGCGCGGTCCTACCTGCTGCAGGACGACGACGGGCAGGTCGTCGAGGCCTACTCGATCTCCGCCGGGCTCGACTACCCCGGCGTGGGACCCGAGCACTCCTACCTCAAGGACACCGGGCGCGCCGAATACCGGTCGGTCACCGACGACGAAGCCATGCAGGCATTCCGGCTGCTGTCGCGCACCGAGGGCATCATCCCGGCCATCGAGTCCGCGCACGCGCTGGCCGGCGCGCTCAAGCTCGGCCACGAACTCGGTCCGGAGACGATCATTCTGGTCAACCTCTCCGGGCGCGGGGACAAGGACATGGACACCGCGGCGAAGTACTTCGGTCTCGTCGACAGCGGGGATGAGGCGTCATGA
- a CDS encoding anthranilate synthase component I translates to MVGDGDIGTISPGRGEFRTLAAGRRVIPVVRRLLADDETPLGVYRKLAGDRPGTFLFESAENGRSWSRWSFVGARSAAALTVRDGQVHWIGTPPVGLPDTGDPLEALRETIQLLHTDPLPGLPPLTGGMVGYLGYDAVRRLERLPDLTEDDLRIPEMVMLLATDLAALDHHEGTITLIANAVNWDDSPERVDAAYDDAVRRLDEMTERLCTPAAPTVAAFSRPAPNFVRRRQPDEHYAAVEKAKEAIRDGEAFQVVVSQRFEMATDADSLDIYRVLRTTNPSPYMYLLRLDAPDGGTPFDIVGSSPESLVTVRDGQATTHPIAGTRWRGADEDEDALLEKELINDDKERAEHLMLVDLGRNDLGRVCKPGSVHVVDFFRIERYSHVMHIVSTVTGQLAEGQTAFDAIAACFPAGTLSGAPKPRALELIEELEPTRRAQYGGVVGYLDFAGDADTAIAIRTALVRDGTAYVQAGGGIVADSDPVAEDQECLNKARAVLNAVATAETLSQPTSEQVAEERVDHRAEL, encoded by the coding sequence ATGGTCGGCGACGGTGACATCGGCACTATCAGCCCTGGACGCGGCGAGTTCCGCACCCTGGCGGCGGGCCGCCGGGTGATCCCGGTGGTGCGGCGATTGCTCGCGGACGACGAAACCCCGCTCGGGGTTTACCGCAAGCTCGCCGGGGACCGTCCGGGAACGTTCCTATTCGAGTCCGCCGAGAACGGTCGCTCCTGGTCGCGATGGTCCTTCGTGGGGGCCCGCAGCGCGGCCGCGCTGACCGTTCGCGACGGCCAGGTGCACTGGATCGGCACGCCGCCGGTAGGGCTGCCCGACACCGGCGACCCGCTGGAGGCGCTGCGCGAGACGATCCAGTTGCTGCACACCGACCCGCTGCCCGGCTTGCCGCCGCTGACCGGCGGCATGGTCGGCTACCTCGGCTATGACGCGGTGCGCCGGCTGGAGCGGCTGCCCGACCTGACCGAGGACGATCTGCGGATCCCCGAGATGGTCATGCTGCTGGCCACCGACCTGGCCGCGCTGGACCACCACGAGGGCACCATCACGCTGATCGCCAACGCGGTGAACTGGGATGACAGCCCGGAGCGGGTGGACGCGGCCTACGACGACGCGGTGCGCAGGCTGGACGAGATGACCGAACGGCTGTGCACCCCGGCGGCCCCCACGGTCGCCGCGTTCTCCCGGCCGGCCCCGAACTTCGTCCGGCGACGCCAGCCCGACGAGCACTACGCCGCGGTCGAGAAGGCCAAGGAGGCGATCCGGGACGGCGAGGCGTTCCAGGTCGTGGTATCGCAGCGGTTCGAGATGGCGACCGATGCCGATTCCCTGGACATCTACCGGGTCCTGCGCACCACCAACCCGAGCCCCTACATGTACTTGCTGCGGCTGGATGCGCCGGATGGCGGCACACCGTTCGACATCGTCGGCTCCAGCCCCGAATCGCTGGTCACGGTCCGCGACGGGCAGGCCACCACGCACCCGATCGCCGGGACCCGCTGGCGGGGCGCCGACGAGGACGAAGACGCGCTGCTGGAGAAGGAACTCATCAACGACGACAAGGAGCGCGCCGAGCACCTGATGCTCGTCGACCTCGGCCGCAACGACCTGGGCCGCGTCTGCAAGCCGGGGTCGGTGCACGTCGTCGACTTCTTCCGCATCGAGCGCTACAGCCACGTGATGCACATCGTGTCCACCGTGACCGGTCAGCTCGCCGAAGGGCAGACGGCCTTCGACGCGATCGCCGCCTGCTTCCCGGCGGGAACGCTCTCCGGCGCGCCGAAGCCGCGCGCGCTGGAGCTGATCGAGGAACTGGAGCCCACGCGCCGAGCCCAGTACGGCGGCGTGGTGGGCTACCTGGACTTCGCCGGGGACGCCGACACGGCGATCGCGATCCGCACCGCACTGGTGCGCGACGGCACCGCGTACGTGCAGGCCGGCGGCGGCATCGTGGCCGATTCCGACCCGGTCGCCGAAGATCAGGAGTGCCTGAACAAGGCCCGCGCGGTGCTCAATGCGGTGGCGACCGCCGAGACGCTGTCGCAGCCCACGAGCGAGCAGGTGGCGGAGGAGCGCGTTGACCACCGAGCCGAGCTCTGA